A window of Candidatus Binataceae bacterium genomic DNA:
TCGGCCAGACAATCAACACGATGACGCTCGGCGGTATCGCGCTTGCGGTCGGGATGCTGGTCGATGACGCGACCGTGGAGGTCGAGAACATCCACCGCAACCACGCGATGAACAAACCCTTGCTGGTGGCGATCCTGGACGGAGCGCACCAGATCGCTACGCCCACCCTGGTCGGCACGCTTTCGATCTGTATCGTGTTTTTCCCCGTCGTCTTGCTGACCGGTGTCGCGCGATTCCTGTTTACTCCCCTGGCGCTAGCGGTGGTGTTCTCGATGCTGACGTCATACCTGCTCTCGCGGACGCTGGTGCCCACCATGGCCTCCTACCTGCTGCCCGAGCGGCACGAGGAGCCGGATGCAGACACACGCCTCGGGCGGCTGTTGATCCAATTCGAGGCAGGCGTCGAGCGGATACGCGAATGGTATGTTAGGGCCCTTCAGTCGTTCGTCGAGCATCGCGCAATCGCTCTGGGCGCGGTGGCTTGTGCGATCGTCGCTACCATCCCGCTCATATATGTCGTCGGTGAGGACTTCTTTCCCACTGTCGATGCCGGAATGATGCGCATGCACGTGCGGGCGCCGACAGGGACGCGCCTAGAACGCAGCGAGCAAATCGTACAGGCGATTGAAACTTCGATTCGCAAGGTCATCCCGGCCAATGAACTCGAAAGCATCAGCGACAACATCGGCATCCCGCTTTACTACGACCTCGGCTTCTACCAGACCGACAGTGTAGCCGCGCAGGACACCGACATCCTGATTCAGCTGCAGCCCAGGCACCATCCAACTCAGGAATACCAGGACAAGATTCGCGCGATGCTCGCGCACGATTATCCCGGAGTGGTGGGATATTTCCAGGCCGCCGATATCGTGAGCCAGGTTCTCAACTTCGGCTTGCCGGCGATGATCGACGTGCAGGTCTCCGGCAACGATCTGAATTCGGACTACGCCTACGCGGCCCGCCTGCAGCGCAAGCTGAACAGGATTCCGGGTCTGGTGGACATACGCATCGCCGAGCCGCTCGATTATCCGGCCCTCAGGGTAGACGTCGATCGCACCAAGGCATTGGAGGTCGGGGTAACGGAGCAGCAGGCTGCGTCGAGCGCGCTCTCCACGCTGTATGGCGCCAGCCTGCTCCAACCCAACTTCTGGCTCGATCCCAAAAATGGCGTGCAATACAACGTCATCGCCCAGTCGCCCTACCACCTGATGAATTCGGTAGACGCGATTGAGAACATTCCTCTCACCCAGGGACAGGTAAATAACCCGACCGGCTCAACCCAGCTTCTCTCGAACGTCGCCTCAGTTCAGCACAGCGTCGATCCGGCGGTGGTCGATCACTATTCGGTGCAGCGCGTCATCGACGTCGATTGTGCCGTATCGGGACGCGACCTCGGCAGTGCAACCCGCGCGGTGGAACGTGCGATCGGCTCCTTGGGTCGGCTTCCTGCCGGCACCCTGATCAACGTTCGCGGCCAGAGCCAGGCGATGCGCGATTCCTTCCGCACCCTGGGCGGAGGCATCGTCCTGGCGATCGTGCTCGTGTATCTACTGATGGCCGCGAATTTCCAGTCGTGGCTTGAGCCCTTCATCATCACCACGGCGATTCCCGGAGCGCTTGCGGGCGTCCTCTGGATGCTGGTGATCACGGGAACCACCATCA
This region includes:
- a CDS encoding efflux RND transporter permease subunit: MMWLVRIALKRPISVVVMALLMLVLGSLSFALMNVDIFPAINIPVVMVIWTYPGLSPIDVERRMVIISERAYSTTVNGIEHIESESMLSVGLLKVYFQPDADIAGAIAQINAVSETILSQLPRGTEPPQIISYNASNVPVAQLNVTSDTKSGQQLFDYAFNFLRLQLFTIPGFSSPAPLGGVQRAVMVNIDPTQLYANNVSPNDIGNSLATSNVIIPAGTARIGHYEYHVDINMSPSSMSGFNRLPIKIVNGAPVLLGDVAHVTDTHQPQTNIVRVDGNPATYLMVIKHAAASTLAVVDAVKARLPFIRATAPKGIKVALTFDQSKFVRAALFEVIREATMAAFLVALMVLVFTGSGRSMAIVITSIPLSILTAIVVLKLFGQTINTMTLGGIALAVGMLVDDATVEVENIHRNHAMNKPLLVAILDGAHQIATPTLVGTLSICIVFFPVVLLTGVARFLFTPLALAVVFSMLTSYLLSRTLVPTMASYLLPERHEEPDADTRLGRLLIQFEAGVERIREWYVRALQSFVEHRAIALGAVACAIVATIPLIYVVGEDFFPTVDAGMMRMHVRAPTGTRLERSEQIVQAIETSIRKVIPANELESISDNIGIPLYYDLGFYQTDSVAAQDTDILIQLQPRHHPTQEYQDKIRAMLAHDYPGVVGYFQAADIVSQVLNFGLPAMIDVQVSGNDLNSDYAYAARLQRKLNRIPGLVDIRIAEPLDYPALRVDVDRTKALEVGVTEQQAASSALSTLYGASLLQPNFWLDPKNGVQYNVIAQSPYHLMNSVDAIENIPLTQGQVNNPTGSTQLLSNVASVQHSVDPAVVDHYSVQRVIDVDCAVSGRDLGSATRAVERAIGSLGRLPAGTLINVRGQSQAMRDSFRTLGGGIVLAIVLVYLLMAANFQSWLEPFIITTAIPGALAGVLWMLVITGTTINVESLMGAIMAVGVGVANGNLLITFANELREEGKSPLESAIEAGRIRFRPIIMTALAMVLGMLPMALALGSGSEQNAPLGRAVIGGLIVATLMTLFVVPAIYSIFSLSLITKRERDHRVDSITFPGV